The following nucleotide sequence is from Novosphingobium sp. KA1.
GGGCCAAGATGCGCATGGACGCGACCGACATCTCGGACGTGACCGGCTCGACCTACAGCTTCCTCGTCAACGGCCACGGCAATGCGGAGAACTGGACCGGGCTTTTTGCACCGGGCGAGAAAGTGCGGCTGCGCGTCATCAATGCGTCGGCGATGACCAACTTCAACTTCCGCATTCCCGGCCTGCCGCTGACCGTGGTGGCGGCGGACGGCAATCCTGTGCAGCCGGTCGAGACCGATGAAGTGCAGATCGCGATTGCCGAGACTTACGACTTCATCGTCGAGCCCGGTTCGGCGGAAAGCTACGGCGTGATCGCCGAGGCTATCGACCGCTCCGGCCAGGTCCGCGCGACACTGGCGCAGCGGGTGGGCCTTGTCGGAGAAACGCCGAAGCTGCGCGAGCGGCCGGTGCTCACCATGCGCGACATGGGCATGGACATGGAGGGGATGGACATGGGCGAGGGCGGCGTGATCGACCTCAGCAAGCCTGCCAACAGTTCGATGAGCGGCCATTCGATGTCGATGCGCGATCCTTCCGTCGCGCCGGGAGTGAAGATGGGGCCGGGCGTCGCCACGCTCTCGCCGATGCCGGTGGACCGGCTTGCCGACCGCCCGACCGGGCTGGAAAGCGCCGACCACCGCGTGCTGACGTATGCCGACTTGCGCTCGCGCGACCCCAATCCCGATCCGCGCGTGCCGAGCCGCCAGATCGACGTGCATCTGACCGCCAACATGGAACGGTACATGTGGTCGATGGACGGCGAGGCGATGTCGGAAAATCCGGCGCCGATCCCGTTCCGTCTGGGCGAGCGCGTACGCGTCAATCTCGTCAACGACACGATGATGCCGCACCCGATCCACATCCACGGCCACTTCTTCGAACTGGTCAGCGGCGAGCCGGGAAACCGCGCGCGCAAGCACACCATCAACGTGCTGCCGGGCGGAAAGGCCTCGTTCGATCTCACGGCCGATGCCGAGGGCGACTGGGCGTTTCACTGTCACATGCTTCTGCACATGCATGCGGGGATGATGCGCGTGGTGACGGTGCGCCGGGAGGGAGAAGCCTGATGGCTCGGTTCTTCCCGGTCCTCACCTCGCTGCTGCTGGCGACCTCCCCTTTGGCCGTGCAAGCGCAGGAGGCTAGTTCCACACCGCCTCAAGCCGACGAACATGCCGGAATGGATCATGGCAGCATGGACCATTCGCAGATGGACATGTCCGGCATGGACATGAGCGCGCCGGATATGAAGGGCATGGATCACTCGGCCCACGCCATGCCCGCAAGCACGGTCTCCGACGAGCCGGGTGATGCCCCGCCGCCACCGGTGCCGACCGACTTTCCTGCGCAGCGCTTCTTCACGCCCGATCGCATGGCGGCGTCGCGCGCGGCGATGGTGAAGGAGATGAAGTTCAGCACCTTCGCCCTTCAGGTCGATCAACTGGAATTCCGCACCGGCAAGGGCGGCGACGGTTTCGGCTGGGAAGGGCAGGCCTGGTACGGCGGCGATATCGACCGGATCGTGCTCGCCAGCGAGGGTGAGGGCACGTTCGGTGAACGGGCCGAACGCATCGAACTGGGAGCCTACTGGCGTCACGCGCTCGATCCCTGGTTCAACCTGCAACTCGGCATGCGGCAGGACTTCCGGCCCGATCCGCAGCGCACTTACGCGCTGGTCGGCATCGAGGGGCTGGCACCTTACTGGTTCGAACTGCAAGGTCAGTTGCTCGTCTCGAACAAGGGTGATGTCCACGCACGCGGCAAGGCAGGCTATACGCAGCGCATCACCCAGTCACTGGTGGTCGAACCTGAAGCCGAGGTGGATTTCGCGTTTCAGGACGTTCCGGCGCTGAACGTCGGTGCAGGCTTTGAGCGGATCGAACTGGGAGCAAGGCTTCGCTACGAGCGCAATCGCTCACTAGCACCTTACGTGGGCGTAAATTGGGAGCGTAAGCTTGGCGGAACCGCCCGGATTGCGCGGGATGCGGGTAAGGGTGTGTCTGGCATCTCGGCGGTTTTCGGCGTGCGTGCGATGTTTTGATTGCGGCGCTAAATCGTATTGGAATGGGCGCGATTTGTAATGATTGCGTACCCCCGCAACCACTGATACCGACAATGGCGGAGCAAGAGACCCGGATATGAAGGCCATTCCGGCCGTTTCGTGTTGTGATGCCCATTCCATAATAGCTCCGAACTCGCCGTGAAGCGTGGCAGTCATCTCGCCACGTTTAGCTCCGGGAAACAGTATGACGCGCTCGATCAGACCGCGAATGGCACATGCGGCTTCATCCCGTTCAGACGGATGCTGCAGCGCCTCCGCTAGGCGTTCGACTTTCTTCCGGTAGAATTCCGCAATGTTCGGGTGGATGTCCGGGGTAACATGAGGCGCCTCGCTCATGCGCGCCCGTATGGCATCTTCCTGTGCTTCCAACGCCAGCAGCTTATCGATCAGACCCCGTGTCGACTCACCATCGGCTGCCATGTTCACCAGACGCTCTATGGCCTTCACGACCTTTTTTAGTTCCGCCTTGTCGGAAATCCCTGCGGCGCGCTGCTGTTGATTGAGCCGGTTGGTTTCCTCGACATAGGCATGAATCGCTTCAGCAACAATCTCGGGAGCCATCAACCGGTGGCGCAGACCTTCGAGTACACGCGCCTCAAGCACTTCGCGTTTTATCGAACGAGCGTTTGAGCACGAGCGCCGGCTAGCATGCGCCGAACATGCGAAACGATCCTGTCCGCGCAGAGATACCGGGCCATTACACGCTCCGCAGACGAGCAGACCGGATAGCAACGACTTTGGACGCCGCTGCATATGCAGTTTTGCCGCTGCGTTCTCGCCTTCGATGGAACTAGTGAACTCAATTCGCTGCGAGGTTTGGCGCGCCTTCACAGCCTGCCACAAGTCGTCATCGATAATTCTGAGTTCGGCGACTTCTGCTGTAATCCACTCGGACTGAGGATTGAGGCGTGAGACGCGCTTACCGGTCTGAGGATTCTTCAGATAACGTTGCCGGTTCCAGACGATCCGGCCGATATAGAGCTCGTTGTTAAGGAGGCCAGTTCCGCGCTTGGTGTGTCCGCGTAGTGTAGTGGCCCCCCAGAGCTTACCAAATGGGCCCGGAACTCTCTCTGCGTTGAGCCGCTTGGCTATCGCTAACGGGCTAATGCCGTTCGCATAGTCACGAAATACGCGGCGGATGACCTCGGCTTCTGCTAGGTTGATTGTGCGCTCGCCGCGGATCGGTTCGCCACCAGCGTCAAGGCGCCTCACCAGATCGTAGCCGTAGGACAGGCCGCCGCCAGCCTTTCCCTTCTCGACCCGCCCACGCAAGCCGCGATGTGTCTTCTTCGCAAGATCCTTCAAGAACAGCGCGTTCATCGTGCCCTTGAGGCCGACATGGAGTTCGGAGATTTCGCCTTCGACGAGAGTGACGATGGTTATGCCGGCAAACTGCAGATGTTTGAAAAGTGTCGCGATGTCGGCCTGGTCACGGGAGATACGATCAAGTGCTTCCGCCAGCAGAAGATCGAACTTCCCCGTCCTGGCATCTTCGAGCAATTGTTGAATGCCTGGACGCAGAGTCACGCTCGATCCGGAAATGGCGGCGTCCATGTAGCTTCCGATCACGCGCCAGCCTTCTCTGGCGGCGTGTTCATGGCAAATGCGCAGTTGGTCTTCAATCGATGATGGACTTTGCCGGTCGGTGGAGTACCGGGCATAGAGCGCAGTGCGGATCATGAAATAGCTCCCGACAGCGGAAGGCCGTCATGCACGCATGACGCCTGCGGCGCCCTTTCCCCCTACGGTTTATTGATTGCGGGTTTCTCTTGGTCGTGAGGCGGAGGTTGTGTCGCGTTTAACTCGCGGGCGATCTGGCGTCCCAGCAGGCGAGCAAGGCAAACCAGGGCATCACGAGTTCGGTTTTGCTGCTCGTCAGCAGGTTCGGGGGCACCATCAATGCCCGCGTCAGTCTCCGGGCGGATCAACGCGCACACCTGTAGGTTCGCAGTCCGGCAAAAGGCTTCTGATTCGTGCACGCTTTGGTGGGCCAGCTCTTCAAATAGTGGCTGACTTCAGCGTCTCGAGGCGCAGTCGACCCAAGGGCTCGGAAGGTGCCGAGTACCTCTCCGAAAAGAGCGAAAGTGTCCAAACTTCGTCGGAGAACGGACATGGAAAACCTACTGTCGAAGAGGCGATCTGTCAGCAATGGGGGCGCGTGATTGAACTTCAAGAGGCTCCAAAGGAAGGCCTTTTCTTGGAATCGTCCACCCGAGTTCCAAGGCGTACACAGGGGCTTTGATGGCTTCGAAAAAAATTTTCACCGACTGGTGCGGATGATTTCGAAAAGGCTTTCAAGATAACGCGATGTCCATTCGCCTATTCTCACCTTTTTATGGGCTGTCCAATGCATGCTCTGGCGCGGAGCATTCATCTGGTCAGTAAAGCCAAGTAAAAAGTACGGAAATGGACACGCGATAATTGCAGTTATCATATAAGCATATTTGACGTCTCTTTATAGAAGGTGTCGGTTTCAGGATACGACCGGACTCCCCGCCACCGCTGAATTTTCGCTACCAGCCCCGCAAGAATACGGCCGGATTCAGGGAAGAATACCGCCGGCCGCCAATGTGCTGCGCGGCAGAGTTCCGGCATTTTCAGGGGCACTTCCTGGCGGTATCCGCAGGCTACGGCCGGCCGGGGCAGGGGCCTCTCTCAAGTTCCGTACACTCGGCTAAAATGAACGGGGCGGTAGACGCCTGTCCTACTGAGGGGTGATGGTCAAAGGCAGCTTACGCGTCTACCTTACGGGGGCAACCGAACGGTTGACCTCGTTAGATGGATTGTGACAGATGCCCCTTATTGGCTACGCCCGCGTATCGACGGACGAACAGGACACGTCTGCGCAGCTCGGTGAGCTTCAGCGCGTGGGCTGCGCAACCATATTTGAGGACCGGGCCAGCGGTGGCAGCCGGAGCCGACCTAAACTAGCCAGCGCGCTCGCAGCGGTAGGGCAGGGGGACACCCTTGTGGTTGTGCGGATTGATCGCCTCGCACGATCGTTGTCGCATTTGCTCGAAATGGTTGAAGGGCTTCGTGCGAAGGGGGCGTATTTTCGCTCGATCAACGATCCGATCGACACCAGCAGCCCGCAAGGCATGCTGATGACACAGATGCTGGGCGCCTTTGCAGAGTTCGAACGCGCGCTTATTAGGGAGCGTACGCGCGCTGGCCTCAAAGCGGCAGTTGCCCGCGGCGCTAAGCCGGGAAATCCGAAAATGCGCGCCCGGGATCCGTCAGCAATCGATGCCTTGCGTCACACCCTGAGAGAAAAGCATCTCCACGATCTGATCGATGGGCGGCGGGGTTGGCTGCCGCTCGTTGAGCGCCTGCGCCCGCAGTTGCCCTGGGCGGTGGTGTTGCGGCACATTCGGTCGATCAAGCCCCCGGTGCGTTCGTTTTCTGAACGCACGCTGGTGAAGGCGTGCCGAACGCTTGTTGATGCAGGCTATGCAAATCCTGTGATCCTTGAGACGGCGCCGCGCCTTTCGAATGATAGTCGCGTTGCCCTACTCGTTGCGGACAAGCTCAGGAGCGAGCCAGACGCGACGCTGCGCGGCATTGCGGCTTGGTTAAGTAAGGATTTGCGAGAGCCAACGCCGCGAGGGGGGATGCAATGGTCACCTGAGGGCGTGAGACGAGTCATTGCGCAGGCGCAAGGCCTAGGCATTCTTCCTGATAGATCGGCGGCCCGGGGAATTCGCGAATGAGCGTAGGAGAGCGAGCACGAGATCAGAATTCCGTTAGCGGCCCGGTGCCTGCCTCGAGCGGATCAAACAGCCCGATCCTGACGTAATTTGGGACTTCACGGTCGTTCCCGAGCGCGACCGTGAATGACGCGTTTCGCCGAAACCTGACATTGGCGGATACGCACCCCAAGGTCATCCCGCGTTCGGTTATTGGTCGGCTCGCGCCGTCAAACCGCGAGACTGCATCCACTAGATTAGTTCGTCGCACTAGTGGGCGCTAGTGGTCCCCTTCGGGTTCAGATAGACCCCGTGCGAAAGCGCTCATAGATGTGAAGCTCGGCCGACGCTACTGCCTCCCGCCAAGCTTTATAGAATTGCACAGGAGTTCGCCATTTACTCGTCGTCCGCCGCCACGACAATGAACGTAGGCGGCGCATCGGCGGGAACCGGCGTGCAAAGCCCGCCATAGATCAGGCTGGCAAAGTCCGGTGATCGTGCCCTACGGCGTGGTGTAGATTTCCGTCACCACCGTCCATTTCGGCATCGGGATGAACCGGTGATGCGCTAGGTACAGCCGAGAGCATGGCGATGGGATTGTCGCTGACGGGAGCCATAGTTTCAAGCGTCATATAGGGGGCGTGCTGGACAGTAAGCGCTGTCCCAGCCCCACCTTGTGTTGTTGAAGCGCAGCGCTGATTTTCCACGCCGTGATATGGGCGGGAGGCGCTGGTGCTATGACGATGCCGTGTGATGATGTTGGCACAAGCGGGGTTCAGCGGTTCGAGGTTTTTACCGGACGGGGACGCCGGAGGGATTGGGCGCCCGAGACGAAGGCGTCGATCGTCGCCGAGAGCTATTCGAACGCGGAGACGGTGAGTGTGGTGGCGCGCCGGTACGGGATGAGCCCCTCGCAGCTGTTCACGTGGCGGCGCGAGTTTCGCAAGCAACTGGAAGATCGCGGCCTGACCTTGCCAGTTGCATCTCGACCGCCAACGACGTTCGTACCTGCCGTGATCGAGCCGGAGCCAGCGTGCGATCCACCTGCGGCAGTGAAGCGCTCCCGCAGGCAACGGCGATCCAAGGCCAGCGTTGTCGAGTTGGAGATCGACGGCGTCGCCGTGAAGATCGGTCGCGGCGCGGACGTAGGCACGATTACCGCAGTGATCGACGCGCTCAGGGCGCCGCGATGATCGGACCTGGCGCCGGCGCGCGGGTGATGGTGGCCACGCGGCCGGTGGATTTTCGCAAGGGCGCGGATTCGCTCGCGGCACTTGTCGGGACCGAGTACGGAGCCGATCCCTATTCGGGCGTCATCTACGTATTCCGGGCGAAGCGCGCGGACCGGATCAAGCTCGTCTGGTGGGACGGGACCGGCCTGTGCCTGATGACCAAGAAGCTCGAGACCGGCGGCTTCAAGTGGCCGGGCATCCGCGATGGCGTGATGCGTCTGACCGCCGCGCAACTCGGCGCTTTGCTCGAGGGGCTGGACTGGCGCCGTGTACATGGCGGACGCCGTCCGATCGCCCCGCAGATTGCCGGTTGACGGGGCCTTCGCGGACTGATTCACTCCACTCATGCTCATCGAGGCGGACCTTCCCGAAGACGTTGAAGCGCTCCGTGCGCTCGTCCTCGAACAGGCCCGCGAGCTTGATGCCCTCAAGGTTTTCAAGGCCGAGGCCGAGCGACTGAGGTCGATCATCGACGCCCTCCAGCGTCATCGCTTCGGCCGCCGTTCCGAACAGCTCGATCCCGATCAACTCCAGCTTGCCCTCGAAGAAGTCGAGACGGCCCTGGCCGAGGCCGTGCATGCCAGGGACAAGGCGAGCCGTGCCCCGGCCGAGCGAGTGCGCAAGACCAACCGCGGTTCGCTGCCGGCGCATCTCGAGCGGATCGAGCAGGTTGTCGATGTGGAAGAAGTCGATGGCATCCGGGCCTGCCCCTGCTGTGGCGGGGCGCTCCACCAGATCGGTGAAGACGTGGCCGAACGCCTCGACGTCGTGCCCATCACCTTGCGCGTCCTCGTCACCCGCCGCCCACGCTACGGCTGCCGCTCGTGCGAGAGTGCCATTGTGCAGGCCCCGGCACCGGCACGGATCGTCGAGGGCGGCATTCCCACCGAAGCACTGATCGCGCAGGTGCTGGTCGCCAAGTATGCCGATCATCTACCCCTGTACCGCCAGGCGCAGATCTACGCCCGGCAAGGTATCCAGCTTGATCGATCCACCCTGGCGGACTGGGTCGGGCGAGCAGCATGGTACCTGCGTCCCTTGCGCGACCACATCCTCGAGCGATTGCGGCGATCAGAACGGCTGTTTGCGGATGAGACCACCGCGCCGGTACTCGATCCGGGTCGCGGGCGGACCAAGACCGGCCAGCTATGGGCCTATGCCCGCGACGAACGCCCTTGGGGCGGCGGTGATCCGCCGATGGTCGCCTACGTCTATGCCGCCGACCGTAAGGGCGAACGGGCACAAGCGCATCTCGGCGATTTTGCGGGCATCCTGCAGGTCGACGGCTATGGCGGCTACGCCGCGCTCGCTAGGCGCCGCAATGAGATCAGCCTCGCGTTCTGCTGGGCGCACGTGCGCCGCAAATTCTACGAACTTGCCGATACATCGCCGGTGGCTACCGAAGTGCTGCGCCGTGTCGCTTTGCTCTATGCCATCGAGAACGAGGTACGCGGCAACCCCGCCGAACAACGCCGCCAGGTCCGTGACGAACGCAGTCGCATCATCGTCAACGACCTGCACAACTACCTCGATGCCCGGAACCGCCAGGTCAGCGCCAAGAGCAAGCTCGGCGAAGCGATCCGCTACGCGCTCACCCGCTGGGATGGTCTCTCACGCTTCCTCGACGATGGCCGCGTCGACCTCGACAGCAACGTCGTCGAGCGCTCGATCCGTCCGCTCGCGCTCAATCGGAAGAATGCCCTGTTCGCCGGCTCCGACGAGGGCGGCGATAACTGGGCGGTGATCGCCACGCTCATCGAGAACTGCAAGATCGCCGACGTCAATCCACACACATGGATGACCGAAACACTCACCAGGCTAGCAAATGGTCACCCAGCCAACGCCCTCGGCGAACTCATGCCCTGGACCGCCGTGGCCTGAGAACATCGCTTACGCTGGACAGCCCATTCGTCACTCTGCTCCATGAGGATGGCGCCGATCAGGCCCGTGAACACTCGCTTCGGCGCCCCCCCCAAAAAAAAGGCGCCTTCCACGTCGGCCCGGATACCCCTTCGGATGCCTTCAATCCCCGGCGCAACCGCCCGCACTCGCCAGCGGGCATTTGGCATGTCCGCCTGCTTCCTATCGGTCAGGCAATCGGGTCGGTCACGGCCGCGTTTCTGGCCGGATCGAAGTCATAAGGCGATCGGCCTCGTCGAGTTCCTCGAATCCCAGATCGCCGGTGGACGCTGCCAGCTTCAGCCGGGCCAGGATATAGTCGTAGACGGCCTGCGCGCGGTCGCGGTCGGTGGCGAAGCTCTGGCTCTGTGCGTTGAGCACGTCGTTCTGGGTGCGGATGCCGACGTCGCGCCCGGTCGCAGCGGCGCTCTGCTGCAGGTCGGCGGACCTGAGCGCGGTGTTGAGCGCGGCGACCCTGCGCGCGCCGGTCGAGGCAGCCTGCCACGCCTGCTGCGCCTGAAGGCGGGCATCGCGGCGCGCGGCGTCGAGATCGCGCAAGGCCTTGGTCGCGTTCGCCTGCGCCTCGCGTTCCTTCGACTGGATGCCACCGCCTGCATAGAGCGGGACGGTCAGGCGCACGCCTGCGGAAGCGGTCTGGATGCGGTCGGGCACGATGCCGTTGCCGCCGTCGCCGCCCATCCGGAATTGTCCCTGGTAGCCTGCGACACCCTCGATCACCGGCCGGCCCGACAGGCCGTAGCGGTCGATTTCCGCCCCGGCGGCGCGCGCGCTGTGCTCGGCGGCCCTGACGGCGGGCGCGCGGGTCTCGGCGCGTTCCTGGATGTCCTGCAGCGAACCGGTCGGCACCGGCGCGACGAAGTCGGCGGCGGGACGTTCGAGCCCCTCGGCGCCGAGGCCGGTCAGTTCGGAGAAGGCGGCGCGGGCATAGGCCAGTTCCGCTTCGGCGCCGATCCGCTGCGCTTCCGCCGCGTCGCGCTGGGCTTCCGCCTCGCGCACGTCGGTGATCCGCGCGCGTCCGGCGTCGAAGCGGGCCTGCGCGCCCTTGCGCTGCTGTTCCGCCGCCTCGACCTGCCGGGTGTAGGAGGTCAGCTTGTCCTCGCCCGAAAGCACCGAGAAGTAGGCGTCCGCCACGCGCAGGATGAGCGCCTGCTGCTCGCCTTCGAACTGGACGTCGGCGATCGCGGCCTTCTCGCGCAGCTGGGTTGACTGGGCACCCTTGGCGGCGTCGTAGATCGGCTGGACGGCCTGCACCGCCACCGAGGCGCGTCCCGAGCTGCGCTGGCCGGTGAACACCGGCGTGAGGTCTTCGGGCAGCTGGGCGTTGGTTTCGGTCATGTTGTACTGGTAGCCGGCCTGGACCTGCACGCTCGGTCGCTTGAGGGCGCGGGCCTGCACGGCGGCTTCCTGCCCTGCATCGCGCTCGGCCTCGGCGCTCTGGTGGTCGGGGTCGTGCAGGGCTGCGGCGCGCCAGGCGTCGACAAGGTCCGTCGCATGGGCGGGCGTCGAGGAAAGCATGGCGGCAGTGGCGAGGAACAGGACGCGGCTCATGCCTTCGCGCCCTCGGGGGAGGTGTCGTGCATCGGGGTCTCCGGCGTGGTGTCTCGCTTGCCCGCGCGGTCGAACACGAGTTCGTAGAGCGCCGGGAGGAACACGAGGGTAAGGATCGTGGCGACCATCAGCCCGCCCATGATCGCCCAGGCCATAGGCCCCCAGAACGTGGAGCGGGTCAGCGGGATCATCGCGAGGATGGCGGCGAGCGCGGTGAGCATGATCGGGCGCAGGCGATGGACCGCCGCCTCGCGCACGGCCTCGCGCATGGAGAGGCCGTGGCCCGACAGCGCGTCGATCTGCGCGATCAGGATCACCGAATTGCGCAGCACCATGCCGAACAGCGCCAGCGAGCCCAGCATCGCCACGAAGCCGAACGGTATGCGGAACAGCGCCATGATCAGCGCCACGCCGATCAGCGCGAGCGGTCCGGTCGCCAGCACCACGAGCATCCGCTTGACGTTCTGGAGTTGCAGCATCAGCAGGACCACGATCACCATCATCGCGGCCGGCACTGCGGCCATGGTGGCGCGC
It contains:
- a CDS encoding recombinase family protein, producing MPLIGYARVSTDEQDTSAQLGELQRVGCATIFEDRASGGSRSRPKLASALAAVGQGDTLVVVRIDRLARSLSHLLEMVEGLRAKGAYFRSINDPIDTSSPQGMLMTQMLGAFAEFERALIRERTRAGLKAAVARGAKPGNPKMRARDPSAIDALRHTLREKHLHDLIDGRRGWLPLVERLRPQLPWAVVLRHIRSIKPPVRSFSERTLVKACRTLVDAGYANPVILETAPRLSNDSRVALLVADKLRSEPDATLRGIAAWLSKDLREPTPRGGMQWSPEGVRRVIAQAQGLGILPDRSAARGIRE
- a CDS encoding TolC family outer membrane protein, translated to MSRVLFLATAAMLSSTPAHATDLVDAWRAAALHDPDHQSAEAERDAGQEAAVQARALKRPSVQVQAGYQYNMTETNAQLPEDLTPVFTGQRSSGRASVAVQAVQPIYDAAKGAQSTQLREKAAIADVQFEGEQQALILRVADAYFSVLSGEDKLTSYTRQVEAAEQQRKGAQARFDAGRARITDVREAEAQRDAAEAQRIGAEAELAYARAAFSELTGLGAEGLERPAADFVAPVPTGSLQDIQERAETRAPAVRAAEHSARAAGAEIDRYGLSGRPVIEGVAGYQGQFRMGGDGGNGIVPDRIQTASAGVRLTVPLYAGGGIQSKEREAQANATKALRDLDAARRDARLQAQQAWQAASTGARRVAALNTALRSADLQQSAAATGRDVGIRTQNDVLNAQSQSFATDRDRAQAVYDYILARLKLAASTGDLGFEELDEADRLMTSIRPETRP
- a CDS encoding copper resistance protein B, which produces MARFFPVLTSLLLATSPLAVQAQEASSTPPQADEHAGMDHGSMDHSQMDMSGMDMSAPDMKGMDHSAHAMPASTVSDEPGDAPPPPVPTDFPAQRFFTPDRMAASRAAMVKEMKFSTFALQVDQLEFRTGKGGDGFGWEGQAWYGGDIDRIVLASEGEGTFGERAERIELGAYWRHALDPWFNLQLGMRQDFRPDPQRTYALVGIEGLAPYWFELQGQLLVSNKGDVHARGKAGYTQRITQSLVVEPEAEVDFAFQDVPALNVGAGFERIELGARLRYERNRSLAPYVGVNWERKLGGTARIARDAGKGVSGISAVFGVRAMF
- a CDS encoding copper resistance system multicopper oxidase codes for the protein MMPNDSFHRSLLQRRRFLALGGAFAGSLGMAGLFPAWARSGTPGIVHASTDSGILSGNSIALQIGESHFSTGGRSGHAVTVNGTLPAPLLRLREGEKVRIAVTNRLKEQTSIHWHGLLVPFQMDGVPGVSFPGIDPGETFVYEFPLIQSGTYWYHSHSGMQEAEGLLGPIVIDPAGADPITCDREHVLVLSDWSPIHPHEQMRRLKMMGGYFNRQRQTLSGLLAGKDQSLADRLAWAKMRMDATDISDVTGSTYSFLVNGHGNAENWTGLFAPGEKVRLRVINASAMTNFNFRIPGLPLTVVAADGNPVQPVETDEVQIAIAETYDFIVEPGSAESYGVIAEAIDRSGQVRATLAQRVGLVGETPKLRERPVLTMRDMGMDMEGMDMGEGGVIDLSKPANSSMSGHSMSMRDPSVAPGVKMGPGVATLSPMPVDRLADRPTGLESADHRVLTYADLRSRDPNPDPRVPSRQIDVHLTANMERYMWSMDGEAMSENPAPIPFRLGERVRVNLVNDTMMPHPIHIHGHFFELVSGEPGNRARKHTINVLPGGKASFDLTADAEGDWAFHCHMLLHMHAGMMRVVTVRREGEA
- the tnpB gene encoding IS66 family insertion sequence element accessory protein TnpB (TnpB, as the term is used for proteins encoded by IS66 family insertion elements, is considered an accessory protein, since TnpC, encoded by a neighboring gene, is a DDE family transposase.) translates to MIGPGAGARVMVATRPVDFRKGADSLAALVGTEYGADPYSGVIYVFRAKRADRIKLVWWDGTGLCLMTKKLETGGFKWPGIRDGVMRLTAAQLGALLEGLDWRRVHGGRRPIAPQIAG
- a CDS encoding IS66 family transposase encodes the protein MLIEADLPEDVEALRALVLEQARELDALKVFKAEAERLRSIIDALQRHRFGRRSEQLDPDQLQLALEEVETALAEAVHARDKASRAPAERVRKTNRGSLPAHLERIEQVVDVEEVDGIRACPCCGGALHQIGEDVAERLDVVPITLRVLVTRRPRYGCRSCESAIVQAPAPARIVEGGIPTEALIAQVLVAKYADHLPLYRQAQIYARQGIQLDRSTLADWVGRAAWYLRPLRDHILERLRRSERLFADETTAPVLDPGRGRTKTGQLWAYARDERPWGGGDPPMVAYVYAADRKGERAQAHLGDFAGILQVDGYGGYAALARRRNEISLAFCWAHVRRKFYELADTSPVATEVLRRVALLYAIENEVRGNPAEQRRQVRDERSRIIVNDLHNYLDARNRQVSAKSKLGEAIRYALTRWDGLSRFLDDGRVDLDSNVVERSIRPLALNRKNALFAGSDEGGDNWAVIATLIENCKIADVNPHTWMTETLTRLANGHPANALGELMPWTAVA
- a CDS encoding transposase, which codes for MTMPCDDVGTSGVQRFEVFTGRGRRRDWAPETKASIVAESYSNAETVSVVARRYGMSPSQLFTWRREFRKQLEDRGLTLPVASRPPTTFVPAVIEPEPACDPPAAVKRSRRQRRSKASVVELEIDGVAVKIGRGADVGTITAVIDALRAPR